The Triplophysa dalaica isolate WHDGS20190420 chromosome 5, ASM1584641v1, whole genome shotgun sequence genome window below encodes:
- the LOC130420601 gene encoding glutamate receptor ionotropic, kainate 2 isoform X2, whose translation MRISLIAEGLGGGIFESIESGPSGPEELAFKFALNTINRNRTLLPNTTLTYDIQRINAFDSFEASRKACEQLSLGVAAIFGPSHSSSANAVQSISNALGVPHIQTRWKHQVSDNRDSYYVSLYPDFSSLSRAILDLVHFFRWKMVTVVYDDSTGLIRLQELIKAPSRYNIRLKIRQLAADTKDAKPLLKEMKKAKEFHVIFDCSHEMAAWILKQALSMGMVTEYYHYIFTTLDLFALDMEPYRFSGVNMTGFRILNTESQQVSSIIEKWSMERLQAPPKPDSGLLDGFMTTDAALMYDAVHVVAVAVQQSPQITVSSLQCNRHKPWRFGGRFISLIKEASWDGLTGRILFNRTNGLRTDFDLDVISLKENGLEKIGTWDPPRGLNMTENHKSKMTNITDSLSNKSLRVSTILEEPYVMFKKSDKPLYGNDRFEGFCVDLLRELSGILGFRYEIRLVEDGKYGVFEESAGQWNGMVRELMDHKADLAVAPLTITYVREKVIDFSKPFMTLGISILYRKPNGTNPGVFSFLNPLSPDIWMYILLACLGVSCVLFVIARFSPYEWYNPHPCNPDSDVVENNFTLLNSFWFGVGALMRQGSELMPKALSTRIVGGIWWFFTLIIISSYTANLAAFLTVERMESPIDSADDLAKQTKILYGVVEDGATMTFFKKTKISTYDKMWEFMNSRRQSVMVKSVEEGIQRVLTSDYAFLMESTAIEFVTQRNCNLTQIGGLVDSKAYGVGMPMGSPYRDKITISILQLQEEGKLHMMKEKWWRGNGCPEEDNKEASALGVQNIGGIFIVLAAGLVLSVFVAFGEVLYKSKQNAQIEKRSFCSAMVEELRVSLKCQRRRKQKVQTPAIVKTEEVINMHTFNDRRLPGKETMA comes from the exons ATGAGAATATCACTAATAGCAGAAGGCCTTGGAG GAGGGATCTTTGAGTCGATCGAGAGCGGCCCCTCAGGTCCTGAAGAATTGGCCTTTAAATTTGCACTGAACACCATCAACAGAAACCGTACTCTTCTGCCCAACACCACGCTCACATACGACATCCAGAGAATCAACGCCTTCGACAGTTTCGAGGCTTCAAGGAAAG CCTGTGAGCAGCTCTCTCTGGGCGTGGCAGCGATCTTTGGCCCCTCCCACAGCTCATCAGCCAATGCGGTGCAGTCTATATCTAACGCCCTGGGCGTCCCTCACATTCAGACCCGCTGGAAACATCAGGTGTCTGATAACAGAGACTCATATTATGTCAGTTTGTATCCGGATTTCTCCTCTCTGAGTCGGGCCATACTGGACCTGGTTCATTTCTTCAGATGGAAGATGGTCACGGTGGTCTATGACGACAGCACcg GTCTCATCCGTCTGCAGGAGCTCATTAAAGCTCCGTCTCGATACAACATCCGGCTGAAGATCAGACAGCTCGCCGCAGACACCAAGGACGCCAAACCGCTTCTGAAAGAGATGAAGAAGGCCAAAGAGTTTCACGTCATCTTCGACTGTAGCCATGAGATGGCCGCCTGGATCCTCAAACAG GCTCTTTCTATGGGAATGGTGACAGAATATTACCATTACATCTTTACCACACTG GATCTGTTTGCGTTGGATATGGAACCGTATCGGTTCAGTGGTGTAAATATGACTGGATTCAGGATTCTGAACACAGAGAGTCAGCAGGTGTCCTCCATCATTGAGAAATGGTCCATGGAGCGACTGCAGGCACCTCCCAAACCTGACTCAGGCCTGCTGGACGGCTTCATGAcg ACGGACGCAGCTCTGATGTATGATGCTGTTCATGTTGTGGCTGTGGCCGTCCAGCAGTCGCCTCAGATCACCGTCAGCTCTCTGCAGTGTAACAGACACAAACCTTGGCGCTTCGGAGGAAGATTTATCAGTCTCATTAaagag GCTTCATGGGATGGACTGACAGGTCGAATTCTCTTCAACAGAACCAACGGCCTGAGAACTGACTTTGACTTGGACGTCATCAGTCTCAAAGAGAACGGACTGGAGAAG ATCGGCACATGGGATCCTCCTCGTGGACTGAACATGACAGAAAACCACAAGAGTAAAATGACCAACATCACGGACTCGCTGTCCAACAAATCATTGCGTGTGTCCACCATActg gaggaGCCGTATGTTATGTTTAAGAAATCAGACAAACCTCTTTACGGTAATGATCGTTTCGAGGGATTCTGCGTGGACCTGCTGCGAGAACTCTCTGGAATCCTGGGCTTCCGGTACGAGATCCGACTGGTGGAGGACGGGAAGTACGGAGTGTTCGAGGAGAGCGCGGGCCAGTGGAACGGCATGGTCCGCGAGCTGATGGATCAC AAAGCAGATCTGGCTGTGGCTCCGCTCACCATCACGTATGTCCGAGAGAAGGTGATTGACTTCTCCAAGCCCTTCATGACCCTGGGCATCAGCATCCTGTACCGTAAACCCAACGGCACCAACCCCGGAGTCTTCTCCTTCCTCAACCCTCTCTCTCCTGACATCTGGATGTATATTCTGCTGGCTTGTTTGGGTGTCAGTTGTGTGCTGTTTGTCATAGCCAG attcAGTCCGTACGAGTGGTATAATCCTCATCCGTGTAATCCAGACTCGGACGTGGTGGAGAATAACTTCACACTGCTCAACAGTTTCTGGTTTGGTGTTGGAGCTCTCATGAGACAGG GATCTGAGCTCATGCCTAAAGCTCTGTCCACGAGGATTGTGGGAGGAATCTGGTGGTTTTTCACCCTCATCATTATTTCATCTTACACTGCCAATCTGGCGGCATTCCTGACGGTGGAGCGGATGGAGTCGCCCATCGATTCTGCCGACGATCTGGCCAAACAGACCAAGATTCTGTATGGCGTGGTGGAGGATGGCGCCACCATGACTTTCTTTAAG aaaacaaagaTCTCCACGTACGATAAGATGTGGGAGTTCATGAACAGCCGTCGACAGTCTGTGATGGTGAAGAGCGTGGAGGAAGGAATCCAGCGAGTCCTAACGTCAGATTACGCTTTCCTGATGGAGTCCACGGCCATCGAGTTTGTCACCCAGCGTAACTGTAACCTCACACAGATCGGAGGACTCGTCGACTCTAAAGCTTACGGCGTCGGGATGCCCATGG GTTCTCCGTACCGAGACAAGATCACCATCTCCATCCTGCAGTTACAGGAGGAGGGGAAGCTTCACATGATGAAGGAGAAGTGGTGGAGAGGGAATGGCTGTCCGGAGGAGGATAATAAAGAGGCGAGTGCACTCGGTGTGCAGAACATAGGTGGGATCTTCATCGTTCTGGCCGCCGGTCTGgtgctgtctgtgtttgtggCCTTCGGGGAGGTTCTGTATAAATCCAAACAGAATGCACAGATAGAGAAG CGGTCGTTCTGCAGTGCGATGGTGGAGGAGCTCAGGGTGTCTCTGAAGTGCCAGCGGAGACGGAAACAGAAAGTCCAGACGCCGGCCATCGTGAAAACAGAAGAGGTTATAAACATGCATACCTTTAATGACAGGAGACTCCCGGGGAAAGAGACCATGGCGTGA
- the LOC130420601 gene encoding glutamate receptor ionotropic, kainate 2 isoform X1, translated as MMMMMMVMVMRSGDLLRLPGLVIRLTLLMFAAGSSGMPHVLRFGGIFESIESGPSGPEELAFKFALNTINRNRTLLPNTTLTYDIQRINAFDSFEASRKACEQLSLGVAAIFGPSHSSSANAVQSISNALGVPHIQTRWKHQVSDNRDSYYVSLYPDFSSLSRAILDLVHFFRWKMVTVVYDDSTGLIRLQELIKAPSRYNIRLKIRQLAADTKDAKPLLKEMKKAKEFHVIFDCSHEMAAWILKQALSMGMVTEYYHYIFTTLDLFALDMEPYRFSGVNMTGFRILNTESQQVSSIIEKWSMERLQAPPKPDSGLLDGFMTTDAALMYDAVHVVAVAVQQSPQITVSSLQCNRHKPWRFGGRFISLIKEASWDGLTGRILFNRTNGLRTDFDLDVISLKENGLEKIGTWDPPRGLNMTENHKSKMTNITDSLSNKSLRVSTILEEPYVMFKKSDKPLYGNDRFEGFCVDLLRELSGILGFRYEIRLVEDGKYGVFEESAGQWNGMVRELMDHKADLAVAPLTITYVREKVIDFSKPFMTLGISILYRKPNGTNPGVFSFLNPLSPDIWMYILLACLGVSCVLFVIARFSPYEWYNPHPCNPDSDVVENNFTLLNSFWFGVGALMRQGSELMPKALSTRIVGGIWWFFTLIIISSYTANLAAFLTVERMESPIDSADDLAKQTKILYGVVEDGATMTFFKKTKISTYDKMWEFMNSRRQSVMVKSVEEGIQRVLTSDYAFLMESTAIEFVTQRNCNLTQIGGLVDSKAYGVGMPMGSPYRDKITISILQLQEEGKLHMMKEKWWRGNGCPEEDNKEASALGVQNIGGIFIVLAAGLVLSVFVAFGEVLYKSKQNAQIEKRSFCSAMVEELRVSLKCQRRRKQKVQTPAIVKTEEVINMHTFNDRRLPGKETMA; from the exons atgatgatgatgatgatggtcaTGGTGATGAGGAGCGGAGATCTCCTCCGGTTACCGGGGCTCGTGATCAGGCTGACGCTGCTGATGTTTGCCGCGGGTTCGAGCGGGATGCCGCACGTGCTTAGATTCG GAGGGATCTTTGAGTCGATCGAGAGCGGCCCCTCAGGTCCTGAAGAATTGGCCTTTAAATTTGCACTGAACACCATCAACAGAAACCGTACTCTTCTGCCCAACACCACGCTCACATACGACATCCAGAGAATCAACGCCTTCGACAGTTTCGAGGCTTCAAGGAAAG CCTGTGAGCAGCTCTCTCTGGGCGTGGCAGCGATCTTTGGCCCCTCCCACAGCTCATCAGCCAATGCGGTGCAGTCTATATCTAACGCCCTGGGCGTCCCTCACATTCAGACCCGCTGGAAACATCAGGTGTCTGATAACAGAGACTCATATTATGTCAGTTTGTATCCGGATTTCTCCTCTCTGAGTCGGGCCATACTGGACCTGGTTCATTTCTTCAGATGGAAGATGGTCACGGTGGTCTATGACGACAGCACcg GTCTCATCCGTCTGCAGGAGCTCATTAAAGCTCCGTCTCGATACAACATCCGGCTGAAGATCAGACAGCTCGCCGCAGACACCAAGGACGCCAAACCGCTTCTGAAAGAGATGAAGAAGGCCAAAGAGTTTCACGTCATCTTCGACTGTAGCCATGAGATGGCCGCCTGGATCCTCAAACAG GCTCTTTCTATGGGAATGGTGACAGAATATTACCATTACATCTTTACCACACTG GATCTGTTTGCGTTGGATATGGAACCGTATCGGTTCAGTGGTGTAAATATGACTGGATTCAGGATTCTGAACACAGAGAGTCAGCAGGTGTCCTCCATCATTGAGAAATGGTCCATGGAGCGACTGCAGGCACCTCCCAAACCTGACTCAGGCCTGCTGGACGGCTTCATGAcg ACGGACGCAGCTCTGATGTATGATGCTGTTCATGTTGTGGCTGTGGCCGTCCAGCAGTCGCCTCAGATCACCGTCAGCTCTCTGCAGTGTAACAGACACAAACCTTGGCGCTTCGGAGGAAGATTTATCAGTCTCATTAaagag GCTTCATGGGATGGACTGACAGGTCGAATTCTCTTCAACAGAACCAACGGCCTGAGAACTGACTTTGACTTGGACGTCATCAGTCTCAAAGAGAACGGACTGGAGAAG ATCGGCACATGGGATCCTCCTCGTGGACTGAACATGACAGAAAACCACAAGAGTAAAATGACCAACATCACGGACTCGCTGTCCAACAAATCATTGCGTGTGTCCACCATActg gaggaGCCGTATGTTATGTTTAAGAAATCAGACAAACCTCTTTACGGTAATGATCGTTTCGAGGGATTCTGCGTGGACCTGCTGCGAGAACTCTCTGGAATCCTGGGCTTCCGGTACGAGATCCGACTGGTGGAGGACGGGAAGTACGGAGTGTTCGAGGAGAGCGCGGGCCAGTGGAACGGCATGGTCCGCGAGCTGATGGATCAC AAAGCAGATCTGGCTGTGGCTCCGCTCACCATCACGTATGTCCGAGAGAAGGTGATTGACTTCTCCAAGCCCTTCATGACCCTGGGCATCAGCATCCTGTACCGTAAACCCAACGGCACCAACCCCGGAGTCTTCTCCTTCCTCAACCCTCTCTCTCCTGACATCTGGATGTATATTCTGCTGGCTTGTTTGGGTGTCAGTTGTGTGCTGTTTGTCATAGCCAG attcAGTCCGTACGAGTGGTATAATCCTCATCCGTGTAATCCAGACTCGGACGTGGTGGAGAATAACTTCACACTGCTCAACAGTTTCTGGTTTGGTGTTGGAGCTCTCATGAGACAGG GATCTGAGCTCATGCCTAAAGCTCTGTCCACGAGGATTGTGGGAGGAATCTGGTGGTTTTTCACCCTCATCATTATTTCATCTTACACTGCCAATCTGGCGGCATTCCTGACGGTGGAGCGGATGGAGTCGCCCATCGATTCTGCCGACGATCTGGCCAAACAGACCAAGATTCTGTATGGCGTGGTGGAGGATGGCGCCACCATGACTTTCTTTAAG aaaacaaagaTCTCCACGTACGATAAGATGTGGGAGTTCATGAACAGCCGTCGACAGTCTGTGATGGTGAAGAGCGTGGAGGAAGGAATCCAGCGAGTCCTAACGTCAGATTACGCTTTCCTGATGGAGTCCACGGCCATCGAGTTTGTCACCCAGCGTAACTGTAACCTCACACAGATCGGAGGACTCGTCGACTCTAAAGCTTACGGCGTCGGGATGCCCATGG GTTCTCCGTACCGAGACAAGATCACCATCTCCATCCTGCAGTTACAGGAGGAGGGGAAGCTTCACATGATGAAGGAGAAGTGGTGGAGAGGGAATGGCTGTCCGGAGGAGGATAATAAAGAGGCGAGTGCACTCGGTGTGCAGAACATAGGTGGGATCTTCATCGTTCTGGCCGCCGGTCTGgtgctgtctgtgtttgtggCCTTCGGGGAGGTTCTGTATAAATCCAAACAGAATGCACAGATAGAGAAG CGGTCGTTCTGCAGTGCGATGGTGGAGGAGCTCAGGGTGTCTCTGAAGTGCCAGCGGAGACGGAAACAGAAAGTCCAGACGCCGGCCATCGTGAAAACAGAAGAGGTTATAAACATGCATACCTTTAATGACAGGAGACTCCCGGGGAAAGAGACCATGGCGTGA